The following are encoded in a window of Methylocystis rosea genomic DNA:
- a CDS encoding polyamine ABC transporter substrate-binding protein — protein MKRLLLACLLTLVAATSPVLGAERVVNIFNWSDYIDPSVLEDFTRETGIKVIYDTYDSNEMLEARLLAGDTGYDVVVPSATFLQRQIAAGVLQPIDRSKLVNARNVWPEIDSRLSRFDPGNRYAINYMWYTTGVAYDVAKVQERLGKPITSWDQVLRPENLKKLADCGVYMLDSPEDMFAIALNYLKLDPNSKNPKDLSRAASLLGSLRRYVKKFHSSEYINALANGDICVAIGWSGDSLQARNRAREAGTDVDIAYTIPTEGSLLSLDNLAIPKDARHLDEAYIFIDYLLRPDIAARNSIATNFANGVAPSRPLIDKAVANDPSVYPNDLTMRRLFTVTAPDQTVQKLITRMWTTVKTGR, from the coding sequence ATGAAACGGCTTCTTCTCGCATGCCTCCTCACGCTCGTCGCAGCAACATCGCCCGTCCTGGGCGCAGAGCGCGTCGTCAACATTTTCAACTGGAGCGATTACATTGATCCAAGCGTGCTCGAGGACTTCACCCGAGAGACCGGAATCAAAGTCATTTACGACACCTATGACTCGAACGAGATGCTCGAGGCGCGGCTTCTTGCCGGCGACACCGGCTACGATGTGGTCGTGCCGTCGGCGACATTCCTCCAGCGGCAGATCGCGGCGGGCGTGCTGCAGCCGATCGACAGAAGCAAGCTTGTCAACGCGCGCAATGTCTGGCCCGAGATCGACTCCAGACTTTCGCGTTTCGATCCGGGCAACCGCTACGCCATCAACTACATGTGGTACACGACGGGCGTCGCTTACGATGTCGCGAAGGTCCAGGAGCGGCTTGGCAAGCCGATAACGAGCTGGGATCAGGTCCTGCGGCCGGAAAATTTAAAGAAGCTCGCCGACTGCGGCGTCTACATGCTCGACAGTCCGGAGGACATGTTCGCGATCGCGCTCAACTACCTGAAGCTCGATCCCAATTCGAAAAATCCGAAGGATCTTTCGCGCGCCGCCAGCCTCTTAGGGAGTCTGCGCCGCTATGTGAAAAAATTTCATTCCTCTGAATATATCAATGCGCTGGCGAACGGCGACATTTGCGTCGCCATCGGTTGGTCGGGCGACAGCCTGCAAGCGCGCAATCGCGCCCGCGAAGCCGGCACCGACGTCGATATCGCTTACACGATACCGACCGAGGGTTCGCTCCTGTCGCTGGACAATCTCGCGATTCCAAAGGATGCGCGCCATCTCGACGAAGCCTATATCTTTATTGACTATCTGCTTCGACCCGACATCGCCGCGCGCAATTCGATCGCCACCAATTTCGCCAATGGCGTCGCGCCGTCGCGACCGCTGATCGACAAGGCGGTCGCCAATGATCCGTCGGTCTATCCAAACGACCTCACGATGCGACGCCTGTTTACGGTCACGGCGCCCGATCAGACAGTTCAGAAACTGATCACCCGAATGTGGACGACGGTGAAGACCGGCCGATGA